The Candidatus Palauibacter australiensis nucleotide sequence AGCACCCGGGCCAGGTGCCGGGCGTCGAGGCGCCGAATGGCCGCGAGGGCTTCGCCGCGCTCGGCCCGGAGCACCGACGCGTCCCCCCGCAATTCGGCCAGTCGCCGGTGCGCCTCGATGAGGCCGTGGAGGCGCAGATTGTAGGCGCGACGCAGCGACCGGAGCCGGTCCCGTGTCTCGCGGTGCGCACGCGCGAGTTCCGCGTCCGCCTCGGCGATCCGGTCGGAGCGCCGATAGAGTTCGAGATCGACGACGCGGTTGGCGAGGCCTGGATCGATGAGCCCCTCGTTCGCCTCGCGGTCCCGCCACCCGGCGGTGATGGCGGCGATCCGCGCGCCCGGGGACAGCGCGCCCCCGGCCTCCAGTTCCCGCACCACGTCCCGGAGCGCGAGGCCGCCCCCGCGCGGACCCAGCAGGACAAGCGCGCTCATGCGGCGCGCACTCTCACCCAGCGTCCGACGGCGTCGAGCATGCGGCGCAGTTCGTCGTAGTCCGGGTGCCGCAGCCGGAGCCAGGCGTTGGCCATGTACCCGGCCTCCACCGGCTGGGTGGGCGTGCCGGGCGGCGGCAGGTGCGTATCGATGATCCACTCCCCGAAGCGGGTTTCCACCTTCTCCAGGCCCTCGTACCCCGCGATCCGCCCATCGTTTTCGGGCCGCAGCGTCACGATCCCCGCGGAGTAGCGGCGCGACGCGTCTCGCAGTTTCCGGCCATGCACGATGCAGGACGCCCATTCGCGGTACACGTCCATTTCGTTCGCCGCCCCGTACAGGTCCCAGGCCCGCACGCCGGGCGGGCGGCAGCCGATCTCGGAGAACTTGAGCCCTTTCTCGCCGAAGAACCATTCCATGTGGGTGGCGGATGTCCCGATCTCGAGCGCGTCGATGACCCGCCGTCCGAGTTCCCGGACCTCCGCGTAGGCGGAGGCGGTGTCGATCCGGTTCGTGGCGATGAACTGGGGCGACACCTCCCGCGTCCGCATGGCCTCGAGCACGTTCGGGTAGTAGTGCGTCATGAAATCGTGGACGACCGTGCCGCCCACCGTCAGCGTGTCATAGAAGGCCTCGTGTCCGTCCACGAACTCCTCTACGGCAACTTCGGCGCCGCGCCCCACGCCGAGGCGCGGGAGCAGTGCCGCGAGCTGTGCCTCATCGTCGACGCGAACCGTGCCCGAGGCGCCCGCCCCCGCGCGAGGCTTGACGATGAGCGGATAACCGACCCTCCGGCCGAACGCCGCGATCTCGTCCGCGTCGCCTCCGCCCATCGACTGGGCGGTCGCGATCCCCGCATCGCGAAGGGCGTCCTTCATCGCCGGCTTGTCGCGGCACAGGTGCGCGGTCTTCACGGAGGTCCCGGCCAGTCCCGCGGCTTCCCGCACGCGTGCGACCGGGAGGATGTGGGCTTCGACCGTGGCCTCGAGGCGGTCCACGGGGCGCCGCCGGTGGATCTCGTGAACGGCGTGCGCGAGCGCGCCCTCATCGCACACCGAGCCGACCTGCTCGTAGCAGGTGAGCCACCGGTGCAGATCGGAGCCCAGCGCTTCCAGCGGCGCTTCGCCCACCGCGGACACCTCGGCGCCGACTTCGTGCAGACCGCGCACGAAGTCCTTCTGGTTCCCGGGAAACAGGGGTTCGACGAATACGACGTGCATTGCTTCGCCAACAACTCGGGGAAAAACTTCACTTTGAGGGCCCGACATAGTACAGTCCCTGCGCTCGAACGCCAGCCCGTCCGGCGGCGGCCGTCCGGCCCGCCGCTGCAACCCGGAAAACCCATGCCCAACGTAGCCTTCGTCGCCCCGTTCTATCTCCCTGCCACGCTGCGCTTTCTGGAAGCCGCCGCGGGGCTCGCCGGCGTGCGCCTCGGGGTCGTGACCCAGGAACCGCTCGAGCGAA carries:
- a CDS encoding ATP-grasp domain-containing protein, whose protein sequence is MHVVFVEPLFPGNQKDFVRGLHEVGAEVSAVGEAPLEALGSDLHRWLTCYEQVGSVCDEGALAHAVHEIHRRRPVDRLEATVEAHILPVARVREAAGLAGTSVKTAHLCRDKPAMKDALRDAGIATAQSMGGGDADEIAAFGRRVGYPLIVKPRAGAGASGTVRVDDEAQLAALLPRLGVGRGAEVAVEEFVDGHEAFYDTLTVGGTVVHDFMTHYYPNVLEAMRTREVSPQFIATNRIDTASAYAEVRELGRRVIDALEIGTSATHMEWFFGEKGLKFSEIGCRPPGVRAWDLYGAANEMDVYREWASCIVHGRKLRDASRRYSAGIVTLRPENDGRIAGYEGLEKVETRFGEWIIDTHLPPPGTPTQPVEAGYMANAWLRLRHPDYDELRRMLDAVGRWVRVRAA